In a genomic window of Streptomyces koelreuteriae:
- a CDS encoding bifunctional polysaccharide deacetylase/glycosyltransferase family 2 protein, whose product MTTTTPSRGRRRAPSRMERAAGKAAALQKPRVILALLLLLALICVMLLDGYLRAEVGGDQRVRTGASSSDVPDDVLDGGPIVTFRGGQATTVSVPDKTIALTFDDGPNPTWTPQVLAILEKYDVPATFFLVGSMVSRYPGIVEDMVEQGHEVGIHTFTHVDLSYQSDARVRREMEQTQLALAGAAGITTTLFRAPYSSETDAIDNYSWPVYKKLGEDGYTSVFVDTDSDDWKRPGVSKIVQWATPKKNKGASVLFHDAGGERSQTIKALPQYIEKMRAKGYTFTTISGVMEQGRGTGQQPGAGGPQGTADGSQGTANGPQGTASTLQAAHREATGAILYEGKALVAAVAVAEWAVPTLSVGLLVVGVAVIGRFGMMLVLARRHYRLRNRRRFSWGPTVTRPVSVIVPAYNEKECIANTLASLAQSTHPIEIIVVDDGSTDGTAEIAESLGMPNVRVIRQANAGKPAALNNGVRNAAYDIVVMMDGDTVFEPDTVRQLVQPFADPEVGAIAGNAKVGNRTTVIGAWQHIEYVMGFNLDRRMYDLLRCMPTIPGAIGAFRREAVLQVGGMSEDTLAEDTDITIAMHRAGWRVVYQEHARAWTEAPGSLKQLWSQRYRWSYGTMQALWKHRKSLTDKGPSGRFGRVGMPLVVLFQIVTPVFAPLIDVFTAYSMIFIDFKAALLAWLAVLGVQLVCAAYAFRLDREKYRYLLMMPLQQLAYRQMMYLVLIHSCVTALTGGRLRWQKLKRTGEVGTPAGAG is encoded by the coding sequence ATGACCACGACCACCCCCTCCCGCGGCCGCCGCCGCGCCCCCTCCCGGATGGAGCGGGCCGCCGGCAAGGCCGCCGCGCTGCAGAAGCCGCGCGTCATCCTCGCCCTGCTGCTCCTGCTCGCGCTGATCTGCGTGATGCTCCTCGACGGCTATCTGCGCGCCGAGGTCGGCGGCGACCAGCGCGTGCGCACCGGGGCCAGCTCCAGCGACGTACCGGACGACGTCCTGGACGGCGGGCCCATCGTCACCTTCCGCGGCGGACAGGCCACGACCGTCTCCGTCCCCGACAAGACGATCGCGCTCACCTTCGACGACGGACCCAACCCGACCTGGACGCCCCAGGTGCTGGCGATCCTCGAGAAGTACGACGTGCCCGCCACGTTCTTCCTGGTCGGCTCGATGGTGTCGCGCTACCCGGGCATCGTCGAGGACATGGTCGAGCAGGGCCACGAGGTGGGCATCCACACCTTCACGCACGTCGACCTGTCGTACCAGAGCGACGCCCGGGTCCGGCGCGAGATGGAGCAGACCCAGCTCGCGCTGGCGGGCGCGGCCGGCATCACGACCACCCTGTTCCGGGCGCCGTACTCCTCGGAGACGGACGCCATCGACAACTACAGCTGGCCCGTCTACAAGAAGCTCGGCGAGGACGGCTACACCAGCGTCTTCGTCGACACCGACAGCGACGACTGGAAGCGGCCGGGCGTCTCGAAGATCGTCCAGTGGGCCACGCCGAAGAAGAACAAGGGCGCGTCGGTCCTCTTCCACGACGCGGGCGGCGAGCGCTCCCAGACGATCAAGGCGCTGCCGCAGTACATCGAGAAGATGCGGGCGAAGGGGTACACCTTCACCACCATCAGCGGCGTCATGGAACAGGGGCGTGGCACGGGGCAGCAGCCCGGAGCCGGAGGACCCCAGGGCACGGCGGACGGTTCTCAGGGCACCGCGAACGGCCCTCAGGGCACCGCGAGCACGCTCCAGGCCGCCCACCGTGAGGCCACCGGCGCGATCCTCTACGAGGGCAAGGCCCTGGTCGCCGCCGTGGCGGTCGCCGAGTGGGCCGTGCCGACGCTGTCCGTCGGCCTGCTGGTGGTCGGCGTGGCCGTCATCGGCCGCTTCGGGATGATGCTCGTCCTGGCCCGCCGCCACTACCGCCTGCGCAACAGACGCCGCTTCAGCTGGGGCCCGACGGTCACCCGGCCGGTGAGCGTGATCGTCCCGGCGTACAACGAGAAGGAGTGCATCGCCAACACCCTCGCCTCGCTGGCGCAGAGCACGCACCCGATCGAGATCATCGTCGTGGACGACGGCTCCACGGACGGCACGGCCGAGATCGCCGAGTCCCTCGGCATGCCCAACGTGCGCGTCATCCGCCAGGCCAACGCGGGCAAGCCGGCCGCCCTCAACAACGGTGTACGGAACGCGGCTTACGACATCGTCGTGATGATGGACGGCGACACCGTCTTCGAGCCGGACACCGTACGGCAGCTCGTCCAGCCCTTCGCCGACCCGGAGGTCGGCGCGATCGCGGGCAACGCCAAGGTCGGCAACCGCACCACCGTCATCGGCGCCTGGCAGCACATCGAGTACGTGATGGGCTTCAACCTCGACCGGCGCATGTACGACCTGCTGCGCTGCATGCCGACCATCCCCGGCGCGATCGGCGCGTTCCGCCGCGAGGCGGTGCTCCAGGTCGGCGGCATGAGCGAGGACACCCTCGCCGAGGACACCGACATCACCATCGCGATGCACCGCGCGGGCTGGCGGGTCGTCTACCAGGAGCACGCGCGCGCGTGGACCGAGGCGCCGGGCTCCCTCAAGCAGCTGTGGTCCCAGCGCTACCGCTGGTCCTACGGCACGATGCAGGCGCTGTGGAAGCACCGCAAGTCGCTCACGGACAAGGGACCTTCGGGGCGTTTCGGGCGGGTCGGCATGCCGCTGGTGGTGCTGTTCCAGATCGTCACGCCGGTCTTCGCCCCGCTCATCGACGTGTTCACGGCCTACTCGATGATCTTCATCGACTTCAAGGCGGCGCTGCTGGCGTGGCTCGCGGTGCTCGGCGTCCAGCTCGTGTGCGCGGCGTACGCCTTCCGCCTGGACCGCGAGAAGTACCGCTATCTGCTGATGATGCCGCTCCAACAGCTCGCCTACCGGCAGATGATGTACCTCGTCCTCATCCACTCCTGCGTCACCGCCCTGACCGGCGGCCGGCTGCGCTGGCAGAAGCTGAAGCGGACCGGCGAGGTCGGCACCCCGGCGGGGGCGGGCTGA
- a CDS encoding chitinase: MRSHRKRAAVGLGCLLALATTACSEQGEAARPAPPASAAPSASSPAESESGTSSTTSYAPYVDAKDASATDSAGSPTTYNLAFVLAGGSGCTPRWNGTDALGDAAVKSRIAKLKEDGAEVRVSFGGASGKELAAACDSASELAAAYGKALDAAGATRADFDIEGDELADSASIDVRSKAIALLQKERTDLEVSFTLPVMPSGLGKDSLALLASANDNGVQVATVNLMTMNYGSSFDGDMGGYALAAAKASHTQLKKVFGTSDAAAWRGMALTSMIGVNDVDGETFTLADATEVRAFAEDKGIGWVSMWSAARDRGCADGAKTDKAATDCSGVKQSSGAFAEAFSG; encoded by the coding sequence ATGAGGAGTCACCGGAAGCGGGCGGCGGTCGGACTGGGCTGTCTGCTCGCCCTGGCCACCACGGCCTGCTCCGAGCAGGGCGAGGCGGCCCGTCCGGCACCCCCGGCGTCGGCCGCGCCCAGCGCCTCGTCACCGGCCGAGTCCGAGTCCGGAACCTCGAGTACGACCTCGTACGCCCCGTACGTAGACGCCAAGGACGCCTCCGCCACCGACTCCGCGGGCTCCCCCACGACGTACAACCTGGCCTTCGTCCTGGCCGGTGGCAGCGGCTGCACCCCGCGCTGGAACGGCACGGACGCCCTCGGCGACGCGGCGGTGAAGTCCCGTATCGCGAAGCTCAAGGAGGACGGCGCCGAAGTCCGGGTCTCCTTCGGCGGCGCCTCCGGCAAGGAACTCGCGGCGGCCTGCGACAGCGCGTCGGAGCTGGCGGCGGCGTACGGCAAGGCTCTCGACGCGGCCGGTGCCACCCGGGCCGACTTCGACATCGAGGGCGACGAACTGGCCGACTCCGCCTCCATCGACGTGCGTTCGAAGGCGATCGCGCTGCTGCAGAAGGAGCGTACGGATCTGGAGGTCTCCTTCACGCTGCCCGTGATGCCCTCCGGACTGGGCAAGGACAGCCTGGCGCTCCTCGCGTCCGCCAACGACAACGGCGTACAGGTCGCCACGGTCAATCTGATGACGATGAACTACGGATCGTCGTTCGACGGCGACATGGGCGGTTACGCCCTCGCGGCCGCCAAGGCCTCGCACACCCAGTTGAAGAAGGTCTTCGGCACATCGGACGCGGCCGCCTGGCGGGGCATGGCCCTCACCTCGATGATCGGCGTCAACGACGTGGACGGCGAGACCTTCACGCTCGCCGACGCCACCGAGGTCCGTGCCTTCGCCGAGGACAAGGGCATCGGGTGGGTGTCGATGTGGTCGGCGGCCCGGGACCGCGGTTGCGCGGACGGGGCGAAGACCGACAAGGCGGCGACCGACTGCAGTGGTGTGAAGCAGAGTTCGGGGGCGTTCGCGGAGGCGTTCTCGGGCTGA
- the mqnC gene encoding cyclic dehypoxanthinyl futalosine synthase, with product MTEKADLQPILDRAAAGGRITPDEALALYRDAPLHALGAAADAVRRRRYAGTEHIATYIIERNINYTNVCVTACKFCAFYAPPKAKDKGWTRDLDDILRRCAETVELGGTQIMFQGGHHPDYGVEYYEKHFAAIKQAFPQLVIHSLGASEVEHMARISKVSVEEAIQRIHTAGLDSFAGAGAELLPERPRKAIAPLKESGERWLEIMEIAHGLGVESTSTMLMGTGETNAERIEHLRMIRDVQDRTGGFRAFIPYTYQPENNHLKGRTQATIFEYLRMIAIARLFMDNIAHIQGSWLTTGKEVGQLSLHYGADDLGSIMLEENVVSSAGAKHRSNRLEIIDLIRKAGRVPAQRATTYEHLVVHDDPANDPADDRVVSHFSSTAIEGGTAHPELKLLAPN from the coding sequence GTGACCGAGAAGGCCGACCTTCAGCCCATCCTCGACCGCGCAGCCGCCGGTGGGCGGATCACCCCGGACGAGGCGCTCGCGCTGTACCGCGACGCCCCGCTGCACGCGCTGGGCGCCGCCGCCGACGCCGTACGCCGCCGCCGGTACGCGGGGACCGAGCACATCGCGACGTACATCATCGAGCGCAACATCAACTACACGAACGTGTGCGTCACGGCGTGCAAGTTCTGCGCGTTCTACGCCCCGCCGAAGGCCAAGGACAAGGGCTGGACGCGCGACCTCGACGACATCCTGCGCCGCTGCGCCGAGACCGTCGAACTGGGCGGCACCCAGATCATGTTCCAGGGCGGCCACCACCCGGACTACGGCGTCGAGTACTACGAGAAGCACTTCGCCGCCATCAAGCAGGCCTTCCCGCAGCTGGTCATCCACAGCCTGGGGGCGTCCGAGGTCGAGCACATGGCCCGGATCTCCAAGGTGTCGGTCGAGGAAGCCATCCAGCGCATCCACACCGCCGGGCTCGACTCCTTCGCCGGTGCCGGTGCCGAGCTGCTGCCCGAGCGGCCGCGCAAGGCCATCGCCCCGCTGAAGGAGTCCGGCGAGCGCTGGCTGGAGATCATGGAGATCGCGCACGGACTGGGCGTGGAGTCGACGTCCACCATGCTGATGGGCACCGGCGAGACCAACGCCGAGCGCATCGAGCACCTGCGGATGATCCGGGACGTACAGGACCGCACGGGCGGCTTCCGCGCCTTCATCCCGTACACCTACCAGCCCGAGAACAACCACCTGAAGGGCCGTACGCAGGCCACGATCTTCGAGTACCTGCGGATGATCGCGATCGCGCGGCTGTTCATGGACAACATCGCCCACATCCAGGGCTCCTGGCTGACCACGGGCAAGGAGGTCGGCCAGCTCTCCCTGCACTACGGCGCCGACGACCTCGGCTCGATCATGCTGGAGGAGAACGTGGTGTCCTCGGCGGGCGCCAAGCACCGCTCCAACCGGCTGGAGATCATCGACCTGATCCGCAAGGCCGGGCGGGTGCCCGCCCAGCGGGCGACCACGTACGAGCACCTCGTCGTGCACGACGACCCGGCGAACGACCCCGCCGACGACCGCGTGGTCTCGCACTTCTCGTCCACGGCCATCGAGGGCGGCACGGCTCACCCCGAGCTCAAGCTGCTTGCCCCCAACTAG